From Canis lupus baileyi chromosome X, mCanLup2.hap1, whole genome shotgun sequence:
cctctctctctctcgctgtgtgactatcataaataaataaaaattaaaaaaaaaaaagaattactacaAGGCTGAAAAGTACCTCCTTACCATTTAATAAGGAGAAACAGTTCTTCAATACCTAATGCAATCCCATTTTCCCTATCTTCTCTAAATAGCTCCCTCTGTGCTTTTAATAATGCCACAAACTTCTTTATTTGAATTTGATAGAATATTTGATATggagaaataaacttaaaaataatttgatttttttttaagattttacttattttttcatgagagacacagagaggcagagacacaggcagagggaggcaaagcaggctccatgcaaggaacccagtgtgggactcaatctcaggaatCCGGTGtcaggccctgaaccaaaggcagacactcaactgctgagctacccaggcatccctcatttgaTGTTGCTTATACACAGAAGTTCAGGCATCTCCATGGTGAGATTATGTTGTCAGACTATGACACAAAATGATTATGATGTCATAAACTAGAACAAGCTTGAACCATATCAAATACAGGAGTCTCCTTGGCAGAAGAGACATTTGAACAAATCCCTGGACAtgaatcttttcatttgtgtccTACTTTTATTCATTTGGACAAACAGTTGTTTAAATACAAACCAAAGTGATGAATCTTCTACTACAGGTATGTGTCTAACCTTAAAATTCAGAAATTAGGATCTATTATGTTATATACTTGAGCACTTAATTAGACAAGCTATGTTTAAGAGATCTGCTGTTTCTTGAATGTTGCCACTAATAGGTCTTTAAGAATTTCTAGGAAAACATCTAAGAGTTTACCTCTGTGTGAAAAATACAAGTAACATAGAAGCATAAATAGACATTTTGTCTGCCTTtactccccttccccacccaatCCACCAACCCCTGCCCTCAACTAATTTGGCATGGTACCTAACATATAGTGGGCTTCAACAAGAGTTTTTCTTGTCCTGTCCCCTTTCCCACCgtacacattcacacacaaacaTTAAcactcaagggatgcctgggtggctcattagttgaatgtctgcctcagctcagggagtgatcctggattccagggattgagtccctcatcaggctccccacagggagcctgcttctccttctgcctatgtctctgcctctctctctctaggtctctcatgaataaataaaatctttaaaaaaaaaattaacactcaaGTGCATTCACATGTGCAAGACATACATACACTTAAAATCCTAGGTAATGGGGTGAGCAAGTCATAATGCAGAGGTAACCAAGGTAATTGCACTGATTAGCTGGAGATGCTTCCCAGATTTGGCTTATGGGCATGAGCTAGCTTATATTGCTTTTTATACTGTGGCTCGGAATGTGATACAGGGAGGAAAATGACAGTGGAACACtgatcttcctttaaaaaatcattgatgAAAAGATTTGATTTTGATCTTTACTGATAAACCATTATTAAATGGAAGGAAACTGGATTACCTAACACATTTTCTGGTGAAACAATCTCTTTGACAGGAGCTAAGCACGGTGAACCAGTGGAGAATAAAATGGACGATGTCAGGAGACGTCTACTCATTATCGTAATTGGCATTATGATCACATCTTTTGTCtttacctgtttttgttttcttcattacaACTGTATGAGTGACGATGCACCCAAAGCCGGAACGTAAGTTTTACATTCTTAAATTAAGAATGCaaggtgtgtgtatacatgtagtGGTGGTTTCATTGTTGTTGTGGTGACTTAATGTTAACCCCAGATTGCTAAAGAGCTCATCTTCTGGGTGGATTCCTTCACTTCAACAGTATCAGCTCTTAAATATTCTCAAGTACATGATCAATTCTAGCATATTCTAAAGCTCTCTCCTGCTGAGGGTTCAGCTGAGCCCCAAGCTATTAATTTCATCATAAATTGAGTCTAGGAAAAGAATGGGCTTGACTATCTGAATAAGACAGGGAGAATAAAGAAGGGGAGAgactgaaaccaatattacactgtatgttacccaactagaatttaaagaaataatttgaaaagagaaaaaaaaaaagaagaagcagagagagagctgGGTCTCTGcattccaaaaataataaaacattttggaTATTCTACCATTTTAAAGCATAACAGCATGAAAAATTATTCACTGTTGTTGTTCTCATTGTCTCAACTCCCTGCCTTTCCTATAGGAGGATCAGGCTGGCCCTCATATAGCAGTTCTCTAAAAATTTCACAGTATAAGGACTGCTGACTAAAATACACCAGTGCTCTGTCCCTTTATTTCTAGAGTAATATTGTGGATATAAATATGCATGGATAGATAACTTGATGGTCATAGTGACTCTAGTCTCAGAGTTTATTCTTTCCTTATGACAAGTTGTGACAGCTGTGTATGAGTTGCATATCAACCTGCAACTTTTCTTAAAGTTTAATTTCTAGAATAAGTGAAATACTCCCTCTTCTTCTCAACAGTAGACTTGAAACAACTTTGTGTCATTCCATATGCAGGCTATTTGGTTATCTAATGTGTCTAAAATCATAAAAGTATTctcaagaaaaataagtattcagCATGCATTCATATCTGTAACTGAAATTATGGCTTTCACCACACTCCAATTCTGTGTTCAATTTTCCCACTAGAgccaaaaaaagatgaaaaaatataaactgaCATGGTAGCCTGTGTTTTCTGGTGATAGCAatattactcttttattttaaactgttttattcCAAATTTCCTATTATTTTCAGGTTCAAGAAAGAAGATGTGACAGCCAAGCCGTTCAGATCATCCAAAATATCACTCAGTCAATCCAAGATAGCCACTCCATGCAGTGTAGAAAAACAAGCCATGTTACCCAGTACAGATAAGTTTTCTGGGCCCTCAAGTCCAGAAAAGTCATCCATGCCATCCACCGCAGAGAAGTCAATCAGGCCCTTATATCCAGGAAAGCAATGTTTATCATCTAGTACAGAAAAGTTAAACAAGTCATCAAGTCAAGAAAAGTCATGTAGGCCATCAAGGCAACCAAAAAAATTGAAGTCATCCTACCCAGAAAAGTCATATAGAATACACAGTCTAGAAAAGCAATATAAGCTAGCTCATGCCCATAAGCTAGGTGGTCAGGCCTGTTCATCCTATTCAAATAAGGCAGTGAAGCCACCTTGGCCAGACCATCTACAATATCCAGACAGGCCAACAAAGCCATCTTGTCCACGAAAGCGAAAATTGCCACCCAGGCGATCCAGTTTTCAGAAATTAACCAAATCTCCCAGATATCGTAATCTAAAAAGGTCAGTTAGTACCGATAGGGCATGCATATTATCTAGGCCTCAATTAATCAAGCCTTGCCGATGCTGTAAGGAAAAATGCCTTGTTTGCAGAGCTTCTTCTGAGCCTTTGGTCAATGTTTCTGAGGCAATGAATGGAAATGCTCAAAACTCACCTTTTCCAAGTGAAGCAACATCCTTTTCCAAGTTCTTTCATAAGGCAGATAACAGAGACAATGCACTCTGTGGCAATATGAGTAGCAGTGATTTGATGACATATGACAGTGATGACAGTGATAGGGAGGTAACCATTATTTGCAACATAAAATGCAATGAGGCCATCCTTAAAGATGCCCAAGAAAATTAAagactcaataaaaataaaaaccacctgtTAAGAAGCATACTTATACCAACTATTTTATGCTCATCATCCTTTAAAACACCGATAGCTGAACATCTATTTGCAATTGTTAAGATTAGCCCTATCCATCTTGGaagcaatttatttaaaaaatactaattaaatgTATGACATAACAAATGATTTTACTGTTATTATTGAATTTTAGAGGCAAAAGGCTCTTTTGATGTATCTTACTTAGATCTGGTCACTTGGAAGGAAACCAcaagcacatgtgcacatgcaaaCCATGGGTATCCTGGACTCCTCTTTCCCTTGGATTAGCCCTTAAATGAAGTCTCAACCCAattacgttttttttttctcaagtttatattttaatgtttatacaCAGTCCTCACAATTTAAGACTGGCTTCCTGTAGTGCCCAGTGCTTAGCAGAAATGGCTGTTATGTGCTTAGCTCTGGTGGAGTTAGGGAAACTCCTGATAGCCATTTCTAACATCAGTCTCCTTGACTGCTACTTATTGTTGTGACCATTTAATAAGGTATGTAAATGTGCAATCACTATGttttacacctaaaactaatacaatatcaTATGTCAACTAttcttcaactaaaaaaaaagaaatactgaattcAATAAAATTAGGTCatgttaacaaaactaaaataaatcaaaataaataaaaagcattgtGGGAGCTATAACTTGATTTCCtactgccattttttaaaagacaaactataAAGGGTTAAAATTTTCCTGGGTTAGAAaactctggtctttttttttataatttttttttaaacttttatttatgatagtcacacagagagagagagaggcagagacacaggcagagggagaagcaggctccatgcaccgggagcccgacattcgatccggagtctccaggatcgcgccctgagccaaaggcaggcgccaaaccactgcggcacccagggatcccagaaaactCTGGTCttaaacattgtatggtctcattcattcagggaatataaaaactagtaaaagggaataaaggggaaggagagaaaatgagtgaaaatatcagtgagggtgacaaaacatgagagacacctaactcagggaaacaaggggtagtggaaagggatgtgggcagggggttggggtgactgggtgatgggcactgattggggcacttggcgggatgagcactgggtgttatgctatatgttggcaaattgaactccaataaaaaaaaatttaaaaaaagaaaaccctggtctttttaaaattcacaaatacaagtgaaatttctgattaaaattttaaattgtttactatttttaaaaagttcaaacatatacaaaagtagaTAGAGCAAGTAGTATAATGAACACCCATATAAGCATTGCTCAGGTTCAATAGTAATCATTACGTGgctaatcttattttatttatacttttattcaTTGCCCTTCCCATTTATAGCTCTAAAAgatgatgacttttaaaaatacatacacagggacacttggctggctctgttggtggagcatgtgactcttgatcatggggttgtgagtttgagccccacgctgggtgtagagatgactttttttaaaaagtacatgcaCACACTACCGTATCTCacctaaaaattaacaataattcctCAATAACAATTATCCAGTCAGTATTCAAATTTCCCCATCcatctcctaattttttttaaagattttatttatttattcatgagagatacagagagagaggcagagacatagagggagaaggatgctcccagcagggaacctgatgcaggactcaatcccaagaccctgggatcaagacccgagccaaattcatatgctcaaccactgagccactgaggcatgcctcctagttttttttaaatttgtttttattgaagttcagtttgtcaacatataacacctagtgctcatcccatcaagtgccctcctcagtgcccatcatccagttaccccaaccccccgcccacttccccttctgcaaccctttgttcatttcccagagttaggagtctctcacggtttgtctccctctctatttttttttttttaacggctGCTCTGTTCAGATGATCTGATCAGCGTTTGACAGCATCTAAggttaaattttcaaaattatgtcaCTGGATAATCTGGCTTCATATTATGCAATGATTTTAGAGTTAATCTGAGCTGTTAGTAGCCTGGAAATAGTAGAAGTTGAAATTGTATGGTTCTCAGTTTAAATTCAACCAACGTCTTAGTAGGCAAAACTAAATAATCTAAGCTTTCCCATTTTGAAGCCTAGAGATTTGTAATACTTTAATATCTgtgaatattaatatataattaaaataaccaACTGGCAGTGACAACCAATGATAATGATATCTTAAGGACACAGTGCATGAGTATGTAGCTCCTTTCTAAACCACATTTAATTATAGagtagggggcagccccggtggctcagcggtttagcgctgccttcagcccagggcgtgatcctggaggcccaggattgattcccacatcaggctccctgcatggagcctgcttctccctccgcctgtgtctctgcctctgtctctctctctctctgtgtctctcatgaataaataaaatcttaaaaaaataattatagagcaggaggaatgcctgggtggctcagcggttaagctcctgccttcagctcagggtgtgatcctggggtcccaggatctcaggatcgagtcccgcatccagctccctgcatagagcctgcttctccttctgcctgtctccgcctctctctccctgtgtctctcatgaataaataaataaaatattttttaaaaattaaaaataattatagagtAGTAGTCTGCAGAATATTTGAAGCTCATTCAATATGTAAAATTCTAATACATTAATGGGGGCTTCACACATAAAGCCAGCAtagaataagtaataaaaatatgtactgTGAGTCAGAAAAGAacttgaaccaaaaaaaaaaaaaatttaccagtgGAAACTTGCCCAAGCTAAAAATTCAAGTAAGTTCTATCATTGCAATAGATAGTCCTTAGTACTTCTTGGAAATGTCCTGATTTAAGTAAGAAAGTCCATATTTCTATTTCCTGGCTTTCTTGCAGCACTGTCTTATCTCTCATGGTACTTTATTTAcacttcccttctctctcactcttatttcttttctgctgTTCAGCAGGCCAGGGTCATATGCTCAATGGGCCCAGGGCTTCCATACATTTCCATTCTCCCTCCAGAAGACCCTGTGAAGTCAGTTTCAAATATGGGACTTCCCTCTCTGGCTATCCCCACTCTCTGTTGAATCTGCCTTTCTCACACTCATCTCCAAAACTCATACCTTGCTCCTGGCTATGGGACTGACATGAATTATATTTGGCTCCTTTTATTTAGTACAGCTCTTTCTAGAAGcccatcacttaaaaaaaaaaaaaaaaaggtactaaaCGGTTAGATTTCAAACATTGCTCACATATATTTTctacctgaaactataaaatcatGGAGCTGAAATGATGCTTCAATATCCTCTCTTCTACCCTCCTGTGGGAAGGGGGAGCTGTGAAGAGCTGAAGGAATGTTCATTTGGCAAGAAGACCACTTTTTACCAGTGGTGGGGAGGCCAGAAGAGCATGGCATGGTGCCAGGGATCACAGATCTTTAAATGGCCAGAAAGAAGTGATATACCACAGGTGGGATGATTATGGTACTGTCAAACAGAGACTTAGGAAAAATCTTCAGCTTTATCAGTTCCCCAAATCCTATAGTCCCCACCATACTGCATGCATTCCCTATAAAATTAaaagcagcaaaggaaaaaaaaaaagaagtcagaaaaaagcTCTGTTGGAGCTTCAGCCAAGTATCTCCTTAATTGTAACTCAATATACAACCCTCAATTATTCCTGTGCTGCTGTGACCTTAGAAAACAAGAGTTAAGCATGATTAATTAGTTTTGCAATTATTTATATAATGCATAGAAAGGGCCACTTTTGAAATAAGCAGGGGCTAATTATAGCTTACATCTAAGAACTTTCAGATAGCTCTACTTGTTTAGAATTATCCCCTTATATGCCTGAATCAAAATAACACATTGAAAAGActgcagaaggagaaaaaataaattgtgataaatgtcacatgtattttactttaaaaaataaaatatagaaacaatatAGCCATTTTTCTCTGAATAGTAGAAATTTCTActaataaaaattcatatatatcttCTATCATCAATCTCTTCCCTTAGTCACCTATTTTCCTAGCAAAATGGactattttttaataactttttgaAATGATCAAAGGCAGGTAACTGCAAAgagtaaaagaagagagaaaggccTATGATGTGGAATGGCTAGAATAAGTAGTCCTACAAATATTAAGAGTGGACTATATCTCTCTGCTATTttgcaaaataagaaaatcaaggggtgcctggctggctcagtcagtagagtgtgtgactcttgatcttagggttgtgagttcaagctccaaaTTGGGTGTggagataacttaaaaattgtttttaatctttaaaaatcaatcaatcaatcaatcaatatgaaAATCAATATTAAATTGCTTGGCTACAAACTGGAATACAAGAATGTGGCTGAGCTTCCTACCTTTACTTTCCATGTGttcatctaaataaataaaaaggtattcactacaaagttaaataaaattctcATGTACTACAGAACTAATGGTAGATATTATAGATTATTAACAATAAAGGCAGTCAGCTTCTGAAAGTGATAGTTGTTGGCAAAAGGAATATATCTCTGTTGTGTAAACAAGTCTCTTTTATAAACCTTAGTTTTGTTCAAAGAACAGCAGTGACAAAGAGTGGAATTGTTGAAAATAAAGCTTTCTATGCTGATCTCTTGTGGTTACTATAGAAAATAATAACAGCATATTATATACCCACTTAAAAATTGAAGTGATGGATGAGTAAGTTATTTCAGGATCTATATCACAATTGCTAGCCTAGGAGACTGTCAGCAAACCAGTCTGAAATACCATAATCTAAATCAAGCcacttttcttgtttcatttgcTGTTACCATGCACCAAACAATACATGTCTAAAATCGAGATTTATGGTATACTAGAGCTTTAAACCTCTTTTATGCTGTAGCCAGTCTCCCAAAGAACACCTCCCCTATTCACTACGTGGGTACTCAATGCTGGATgggatagaaaaaatattttatgtgtgacTATGACATCCCATGGGTCCTGTATGTATGCCAGAGtttgttagtttctttttctaaagcTTACATTTTGGTGTATGCTTCTGTCATATCTGCGGTAATATGGATCAAGttttattcaagtatataagGCCTCAGTGGTCTGCCACACAAACAGTCTACATCAAAACACTTTGTAAGAAGTATTGaaataagaggagaaagaaatccAGGAGATGCCACAAGAGATACATGGTTTATGAATGATGGAATACCTTTATAGGCTGAATTGTGCCTCTCCACCAAATTCAtacgttgaagtcctaaccctcagtaCCCTAGAATGTggctttatttggaaataagttcATTGCAggtataattagttaagatgaggtcatagtaGAGTGGGCTCCTAATCCAATATTACTGTGTTAttataaaaaggggaaagttGGACCTAGACAAGCAAACAGGGAGAGTGCCATGTGAAGTTTGGAGTTATGCTGCTACAAGTCAAGAAATGACCAAAAGCTGAGAGAGAGACCTGGAAAAGATCTTTCCCTAGCATCTTCAGAGGGGGACATGACCCtattgacaccttgatctcagacttctagcctctagaactgtgacggaataaattttggttgtttcagccacccagtttatgggtACATTGCTATGGTAGTCCTAGGAAACTAACCTACATGGCGAAGATTACTATtgcctgggggtgcctgggtgactcagttggttaagtgccttcggctcaggtcgtgatctcagggtcctgggatcaagccccatatcgggctccctgctgagccggggagtctgcttctccctttccctctgctctcccccacccccgctcatgTACTCtcactcaagtaaataaataaaatcttaaaaaagagattgcgggatccctgggtggcgcagcggtttggcgcctgcctttggcccagggcgcgatcctggagacccgggatcgaatcccacatcgggctcccggtgcatggagcctgcttctccctcggcctgtgtctctgcctctctctctctctctctgtgactatcataaataaataaaaattgaaaaaaaaatatttaaaaaagagattgcTATTGcctaaaaaatagttaaaatcaaacaaaatatgaGGGGAGTGCTAAGGAGGAAGGTATCCTTTACACCCCATCAATTGCACTGACTCCTCCCCCTAGGAAAAGGAGTGACTAATCTGATTGGTCAGAGTTCAGCACTCATAGACAAGGTCACTGCCTTGAACAGTGATTCGTGTTTGCCATGCTCTCTGCACAATCTGTGAATAGGTATGTGAGAAAGCTCTGGGGTCCTCATTCATTGTTCTAGTTGGACAAGTAGACACTCGCTCTCTCCATATGTGAATATACAGGCTGGCCCCAAGATTACAATTCTAGTGTAAAGTTGGAGGCCCCCTTCCTACTTGGAAAGTGTAAGTGGCATCTACAATCAACCTCATAATGGCACACTGTGTTAGGTTATTGGGCTTCAGCCAGCCACTAATGAATAAATCAGTCCTCTGTTACCAGTgcattgttttttatttggttattgAAAAGGAATGAGCAGTCCTAAATATCCTAAACAAATCCTACCCAAGAGTCACAAGCCCTGGTCAACACTACTTCAACTTCTTTTAAGAAACTCTTACAGTAAagttattttttgaaattgtGACATTTGTTATATATTCATGTTGCTCCAAACACTATTGAGTGATATACATAGAAATAATATCAGTTAGACTCTGCCTCTGAACAGcttctattcttcttttttttttttgaaagatttgattgagggatgccagggtggctcagcacctgcctttagcccaggacgtgttcctggagtcccaggatcgagtcccacatcgggctccctgcatcgagcctgcttctccctctgcctgtgtttctgcctctctctctctctctctctctctctctcatgaataaataaataaaatcttttttttaaaaaaaggaaagatttgcttgcttgattgattgattaaggtgggggaggggcagagggagaaagaacctcaagcagactctgcactgagcacagagcaaggagcctgaggtggggctggatcccctgactctgaaatcatgacctgagccaaaaccaggagttggactcttaactgtctgagccacccagacgcccccag
This genomic window contains:
- the CXHXorf66 gene encoding uncharacterized protein CXorf66 homolog; this encodes MNLFICVLLLFIWTNSCLNTNQSDESSTTGAKHGEPVENKMDDVRRRLLIIVIGIMITSFVFTCFCFLHYNCMSDDAPKAGTFKKEDVTAKPFRSSKISLSQSKIATPCSVEKQAMLPSTDKFSGPSSPEKSSMPSTAEKSIRPLYPGKQCLSSSTEKLNKSSSQEKSCRPSRQPKKLKSSYPEKSYRIHSLEKQYKLAHAHKLGGQACSSYSNKAVKPPWPDHLQYPDRPTKPSCPRKRKLPPRRSSFQKLTKSPRYRNLKRSVSTDRACILSRPQLIKPCRCCKEKCLVCRASSEPLVNVSEAMNGNAQNSPFPSEATSFSKFFHKADNRDNALCGNMSSSDLMTYDSDDSDREVTIICNIKCNEAILKDAQEN